ACTGAATGCATTTCTTGTATTTCTTTTCTATTTCGTTCCAGCCTCCCACCAAGTAAATTTTCCCATTGAGGATGGAAGCGCCGGCGGTGCTCACGCCAGTTGGGAGAGGAGCGGCGTAATTCCACTGGCCGGGGTAAGAACTATAACACTCCACAGGAAGCACGTCTACCCTTTCCCCTCGGCCTCCCAGTTGGGACCCTCCCATGACATAGACCTTTTCTCCAAGGGAAGTGGCGCAGTGCCACCCTCTAGGGGTGCTCAGGCTGGGCTTGTCTTGCCAGCTGTCGCTAGCCGGGTCATACATGCAAACAGAGCGGGAATAAGCGTTATTGATGTAGCCTCCGGTGACCAGGATCCTACCATCTATGACTGCGCTAGCATGGCAGCACCTAGCCACCTCCAGAGGGGCCTTCATTTGCCATTGATTAATTGCCGGGACATAACATTCGACCGAAGAGAGACACCCTTCTGAGTTGCGGCCGCCCACTGCGAAAAGGAGACCGTTGAACACGTTCAGGCTGAAATGGGTGCGCTTTTGATTCATATTGGCCAGGTGAATCCATGTGTTGAAACGAGGGTCGTAcctgaaagaaagagggaggggggaaaggattaTTGGTGCGATCCAGATATGAACTTCATCATCTACACTTCTAAGTCACAACATTTGTATTTGCTGTAGCTGCCACTCTCTTGTTTGCTACTTTTCTCAGAAATGAAGACTCCCAAACATTGCCATTATTAAGGGCTAAACTAGATGCAAGCCCATTATTGGATCTTAGCTTTCCCCAAAACTAAAAGCAGCAATCAGCCCAAAgtgaataataattataatttaataataataataataataataataataataataataattatttcataTTAATCCCTTGCCCATCTGgcaggatttccccagccactctgggcagctcccaacagaatattaaaaacatgataaaacatcaaatgtttaaaaaattccctaaacagggttgccttcagatgttttccaaaagtcagatagttgtttatttccttgacatctgatgggagggcgttccacagggtgggcgccactaccgagaaggccctctgcctggttccctataacctcacttcttgcagtgagggaacctccagaaggccctcagtgctcggtctcagagtctgggctgaacgatggtagtggagatactccttcaggtatactgggccgaggccatttagggctttaaaggttgggGCCATAGTGTTGGCCAGAAAGGCTGTATTACTCTCTTATCTCCTGTACTGTTTTCCTAGTTGAAAtcacccctcccccaaactgTTCATTTCTTATATGCCATACTGTCCAACTTTTCCGGAGTTCAAACAGAAACGAGGATCTTATACATGCAACTTCATAAGAAAGCCCTTCTTAATCAGACAAAAAGCCGATCTACTCCAGTTTCCTGTTTCTCACAGCAGTCAGCCAGATGCTAGGCATGAAGGCAATAGCCATCTCCAGCTGTTGATGCTCAGCAACttgtattcaaaggcatactgcctctgatcttCAATACGGTACGTATATAGCCATCAGGACTtgcagccattgataaccttgtcCTCCACGAATTTATCTAACTCCTTTTGAAAGCTGTCTAACTTGGCGTCCATTTATCTTTGGGGAAACAGAACTTTCTACATTGGGGGTCTAGTTCATAACCACTTGCACCTCATGAAAGATTACTCATATCTCAGCTGGATAGCATTACCTTGGTTTCAGGCATGGAGACATGTAAAAACAATGGAAAAGGGAGTTGGTGCTGAAAGAATGATCCCAAGGAAAGCATAAGAATTGCAATATTGGCTGAGCTGCTTCCTCAACAGGTCCATAGTTTAATCAATGAACAAAAACGGGGAGGCAAAGAATGAGATTAACCATTTGACATTGATTGTGTTAAATTATTGTTGTACTAGCAGCAGGCTGGGCTCAGTAAGATGTTCGAATCTCGCTTGGCAACAGCTCTGTAATAAAACTAGGTTTAATAATATGCACatttcatattatttattatgtacTTCATTACTTATCCCCCCATTACGTTCCAGTGAGTGATACCTAATTAAGTCATACTCCAAGTAGATATATTAAAATCATTGGGCttcctctgagtatgactaatgttggatatcacccagtaATTTGTTGCAGGTGAGTACTGGAAAAAGCTTGAGTTTAGGGTGCATATTGTATCTCTTCTTTTGATTCTGGCATGTGGAAAATCAAATTGCTAGCTCACTAATAAAACCAAACTGAATGGACATTTAATATAATCTCACCGCTCTTAGTAAACTGATTTCATTTGTCCCTAGTTTCCCCCCAGAAATGTTTGAAATGCCCAGTGACTATAGTACATGAATGCTAAGACAAAACATATgcatatacacatacaaaaagagagatggagaaagaaaaCTGCTCCCTTGGAGAATGTTCTTAATATTTGCTAACATAGTTAAAAGTACATGACTCAAAATCTAATATTGGAAATGCCCAGAAATGGCACTTTGTGGAGTAACTTATTCTAGTTTCattacattttattatattctCTGTGAAATGAGCCCATCTGTTATTTGTATGTAACTATAtagaatttatgtatttattcacTTAATTTATATGCTGCATTTCTGCCAAGGCACCTAAGGTGGTTTATAATTTACTGTAAaattgggaggaggggcaggagaaAGAGGTTGTCTGGTTGGATCACACAAGAAATGAGGGAATATTTTCTATTGACTTTCTGGGATCAGAATTTCGGTCCTGGCATTCTTGTGGCCACTGAGGTTAACAGATAACTTGTCAATGTAAACAACTCTGGCTTCTCAAGTCATTTTTACAATACCTTCATCCCTTTCCTAAAATGTCCAATAGCACTACTCATAATGCTTCAGACAGCAGTGAGGAAACGGTAGGATTAAAATCCTGGCTTTATAGTAACTTCAGAAGATATACTAGCCCAAATGTTTAGATATTTGGGTAACAGAATCTTTCAATTGCAATATCGTTGCTGCTAGCCAGTCTGATTTGTAACATTTGCAATCTACAAAATCTTATGCTACAATGAACCTGTTTGTTATTAAAGGGGCCACAAGATGGTTTGCTGTTTTCTTGGCAACAGATTAATATGGCTACATCCTTATAATTTTCCCTGTGAGAATAGGAATATTTGTTGCATTGCTATATGTTGCTAATTCTAAGAAGCAGGAAATAAAGTATtaattcaaaagaaaataatatcAGCCTTGTTGTTTAGTTGCCTTGCAAGGGCCTACGACTCtgcaataatataaaataaaaaaggttccTCAATCGCTATATTCCTTTCTCTTCTGACTCTGCTTTCagctacaaaaagaaaaaaaagtttgtgaCATAGTGGCtgtttccagacaacctgttcgCCAAGCATTTGCCATATTTGTTTATACAAAGTTGACCAAGAGGTTAGACTATGTCAGCTATTTATTGAACGTTCATTCTAAGTTGCatgtggggaggttatacaggATTACATCAAGCAGTTGCTATCCCATGTTTCTAgggcattttcccatcactttttaTAATCACAAAAAGTCTGTTTCTGGGGAGAAGCAGCAGTTCAAATATGCCAAATGAACTTTACTTGCTTAACGTgcatttgccagtatgtgactgaatcctacCCAAAAATACTCCGGATACATAAGCCTATAAAGTATTCTaaagcatataaatatatttgctGGTTCAAGTTatgaaatatattatttatatcctgtagCCACAATTCAACACAGAGTTAACATTTATAATTATATGTTCTATACTGGatttacaaaatgaaaatacagaGTGTTATTTTAATGCTTCATCTTTAGTGCCTattaaatgataattttactaccagaagcaaataatttaattccAAAATTATCAAGCCTAAGCGTGGCTTTGGGACTGATATAAAGGAAGAGCAATTCAATTTCCATTATATTCCCCTCAGTACATGGTAATACTTAAGATTTGTGCTCAAAGAACTTCACTAGTCCttccaacaaccctgtaaggtatgCCGATATTATCGTCCCCATATTTCAGAAAGAGGCTGAGAGAACTATTTTGAGGACAGGTTATAACAATGTATAAAAGACATAGCAGGAATTGATAATTGAACAGGTGATGTGTAGGGAGAAGGGATGAATGTATTTTGaaatatacaatggtacctcaggttatagacgcttcaggttacagacgcttcaggttatagactccgctaacccagaatagtaccttgggttaagaactttgcttcgggatgagaacagaaattgcgcagcagcactgggaggccccattagctaaagtggtacctcaggttaagaacagtttcaggttaagaacggacctccagaacgaattaagttcttaacccgaggtaccactgtagttggaaaaGTTATTTTATTGGGAGCAgcaaagaaaggaggaaaataGAGGGGAcatctggggagggagggaagtcagcaTTAGATTTGTATTGAATTTgtattaatttgatgaaaaattgtttaaaaatattgaacatcaataaaaataattggcaaaaaagACCCCAATGTGTCTAGCATCACATCTGGCTTGAACCTATGGAAATGTAAAGGCTCTCTGCATAGCTGCTAGAAATGTGtctctgttttaaatgtgttgggtgCATATCTTTGAAAGAAACACATATCAAATACTATCCGAGACTAGGAATACCTGTCACATTTAATGGTACAAGCATGACGTAAGGAAGGAGGTCTGTTCAAAACCATCCATCTTTGCCACAACCCACAATCCATGAGAATTTGGACACAGGGGCACCTTGCTCTCCTGTGGGTGATCCTCATGTAAGACTGGCATCCATACACGGAACACACTAAGCCATTTCCTCTAACATCCCTATAAATACATGGAAGAAATGATGGAATGTTCGTGGCAGTGCGGATGGATTGCAGGAGGACTTGCCTTGAGAGGTCTGGGTGGTTTTCATGTTAAGATTAACATGGCAGCATCCCAGCCGCCTGGATGCTGTGCTGAGTGTGGTTGGCCAAGCTAAGTAGATGGCCATGCCCCTCCCCAGGGCTGCCATGGATTGGCTCATTTGAAGGATGGGTTAGGCGGGAACCCATGAGCCTCTGCGGCTGCAGGAGCAGATGGGGAAATGATCTAAATttactcatgggggggggggagaggagatacCATGCTGGGCTGCAACCGCCGCTTGCTGGCAAGATGGTACGTGACCATTCTGACTCAGCTCTGGCTGCCTGGTCACAATAGGTTTCCAGTGCAAATCTTTCCACCGCACACCATATGACCATCATTTACAGAAGCATGATATATAGACCACAAAACTGTCTGGGGGACACAGCCACTTCTACATCCTGTACAGTTTCTAGCTTAGTGTTGATGCAGTGCATGTTGTAGGAAAAGATGGGGAATCAGTGACCACCCCTCACATCTGAGACGCCCAGATGCATTAACCCCACACCTCCATTATCATCGGATACTGGCTCCAGTGTGTTTGCGGTTTTCTGTGCATAAAAGATAGTGTGTGTTTATTCTCCTGAGCATGGCCCACTGACAACTTCAATATTGGCAATATAacccaaagagagaaagaagataaAGGGTCCTTATCTGTGTTGTAGGCCAGGTGAGGGgtacctttgtccctccagaggttgctgaactacaactcccagcacccctgtCTTGCTTGGACTAATGGGAGAAACATCTGCAGCCCCGTTCCACACCCCAGTTGTAAGGTAATGAAGCAAATTCACTTGATACCCCACaccatttagaatcatagaattgtagatttggaagggaccccaagggtcttctagtccaactccctgcaatggaatcttttgcccaatgtggggctcgaactcgtcaccctgagattaagagtctcacgctcttaCGTTATAACTTATTTCATATAGGTCAGTAAATATATTACTatgacaaagaaaaggaaaacgtGCCTGTCTAATCCTATTTCAAGTTAATACGCCAACTGTGAAGCACCAACAGCTCTTGGGTGGAGAAGCATTTGAGTCTTATCCAACATGCATATCATCCGAGACATTTGAATTATTCAGGCATTCATAATGGGATTTAAACACACAACAAATGGGGAGCGTGCATGAGCCTGCTTGCTGTGTCCCCATTGTCCTCCATGGCTGCAGGAGGCTTTCCTGCAGGAGACAGTCACCCTTGAACATACAAATGTCAATGGAAACAGGGAGTGGAGCTAGCATGCTTGTACATGCTTTTTTCCTCTTTGCATGCCTACAACATCCCTGTTGTAAACATATAAATAGGGACGCTGTTAATCTAACTTTGTCACAAAGGCAATTTTTCTGGCTGTTTTTTCCttctagaaaaataataatcaacctttgcaggtacagtggtaccttggtttaagaacagcttaatttatgaacaacttggattaagaacgctgcaagccaggaagtaagtgttttggtttgtgaactttgccttcgaagcagaacatgttccgcttcctgttcaGTGTGTTCcttttgtaaattgagtcctccgctgctatgggaaagcacgccttggtttaagaatgctttggtttaagaacggacttccggaacggattgagttcgtaaaccaaggtaccactgtattccctttTGGCACGGCTTGGATGGCATTTGTCAATCACAGGCACCtatgctaaaaacaacaacctcaataAAGATTGTTCTTCCGTTGCTGTTTATGCATctgcatctccctctccctccctctccggaGCTGTTATGTGCTGAACATGCTACCTCTATAAATAACTAGTTACCTGCAGAAATTGCTGACCGCATGCTTAGCCTGATTCCTGGCATCATTCTGGTCTTCTCCACCTGCCACGTAGAGGAATCCATCCATCACGGTGACGCACTGGTTGAAGCTTTTAGCAGGCATCTCAGTAAGCCTCTTCCACCCATTGTCAGGGTCTCTGTATAAAATGTCTCTGCTAAGGGATTTCTCTGTTAAAGCTGGGCGTCCCCCAACCGTAACCAGGACCCGTAATCCTCCTCGAATCCTTGTTCTCCTAGACTGCAATGTATTCTGGTGGTAGGGAAGCAAATGGTAATTCATGGCATCTACTAGAAGTCTATGGCAATCTGCATCTTGCATCATTCTTGGTATAGTCTGAACATAATTCACCAGGTCTTGGGCAGAGATGGTACCAAAGCGAATGTTGCTCAACAGATCCGCAGCATATTTCGCTCTTTTTTGGTCAAATTCCAGCCATCTCGTTGCAATTTGGAATGCAACGAGTTCAGAAGGCAACTGCAAGTCGTCGTCTGCAAGAAGTTCATTGATCCGGTCAAAAGTGAGCTTTAAGAACTGATCCGATTCGGAAAACTCAATGAAGTTGTCTCTAATGAATTTCTGAGATGCTTCCTTGGTGGTTTTGAGTCCATATGTCTCTGCAATGTTGGCAACATACATGCAATTCTCCACGTTGATTTCTTGCATCAGAAAATCACTGCACATCTTCACAAGGGTATGAATCTGAAGGTAGATGGCTGTGGAGATGATGCTACCTATAGTATACAGCGAGAGAGTGAGCTTTCCTGTGTAGGCATATGCAATGACGGTAGCTAGGCCCAGGGGAGATACATCGTTGAGGTCCACTCTCTGAGTTGATGGATCTTTCTTCAAGATGTTGTGGAAGTAATCACTGCAGGAAGCCATCACCACCTTGTGGACATCGAAAGACTTTGTTTTGGTACCGATGACTAAATCACAGAGAAAGTTCTCCATCCTCATCCTGCACAGCCCTTCCAAAAGGTTGGGACTGTAGAGAGCATCGGAAACCTCAGTCGAGACACAGCTGAAGCCATTCCCTCCTTCCAAAAGACCGTTCAAGCCGTTCAGCTTGCTGAGAGGACCATCTTCCACGATGATGGTCATCTCATTGATATCAACCTTGCTCTTTTTGACATTCTTCTTCTTGGGCGCCATGACTGCAATATAATATCACAGCCAGGAGCTAgctagaagaaggagaaggagaaaaggacAACTTTTAGACCTGTATTTCAGTGCATTGGTTTTGAGTCTCACTGAAAATGACTGCAAAGCATCCTTGCAGGTGGCAGGCGgaaacagaaaaataagaaaagtgGAACGGCAGGAGATTACGGAAAACTCCATGATCACACAGATCTGTTAACCTCATGCAAGGTGAATAAATGCTGCTGGTAAATGGTGGTTTGTATCTGTTCAGTGTCTCATAGCAAACTCGTACTCCTCAAGTGGTTTGTAAAAATGTAataccaaaaagaaaaaccaggTAAAATTACAAAATCAAACatcaattaaaatgcctgctgaaataataaaaatatatgttcAGACATTCTGTCTGACCTCAACTTGAAGGGAGTTCAATAAGCTATGATGAATGGCTGACCTTCTACAATCCACTGACTGCAGTGTTTGACACTCCTAATTGGACACTGAGATCATAGCAGGGAGCCATGTTAGTGGTTTGCTGTGGGCCAGAATCTGACTCATGTTAATGAATTGAGCTTTTAGAGTTGTGGTCCAACTcggtggaactccttgccacaagaaGTTTACAGGTACTGTCTGAGGTACTGTCCCTACAGAGCCTCAGATACCTGGTCAAATCAGTTTTATTTCCGGAGGCTTTTGCACCCTGAATGCTTTTGAGACGTTTTGCAGCATTATTTTATATAGGAGGTTTAAAAATTAATTTCTGTTTTAAGTTATGTATATTATATCATATATCAggattgtaagctgctttgagacctaCATAATGAAAAGAGGGTATAtaacaattttaaataaataaataaataaataactcagaCCAATctgcttcacagggttgctgggtCCATAACACGAGAAAATTATGCATTGTCCTTGagctatattttttatttttttgtagtgtGGACAAGCTGACCAATAGATAGGATTCACAGCCCAATCCTAAAGCACATTTAGTACGAAGCAAGTCCCACCGGGTGAGGTTCCAAATCAATATGTTTAGGGATTGGGAGTGTGCATATTTATTCACTTAAACTGGAGACTGCCTCTGTCCTTCATATGTAAGTGCAGACTGCTCTTCTCTTTTGTAGATAGACTCAGCAGCCTGCTGAAGCCTGAGGGAATTACCGGTATGTTCCTCCAAAACAGCATGACTAGACTAAGAGATAACAGTGAAAAAGAAACATAcaattttgaaataataaatcaaGTTGAAAGTTGTGGCTCTTTTACACCTAACTACTACTGAATTGGGTAGAACAAACCCACTGTAGTCCTTCAATCTGTTTTGTTGTATATAAAAAAgagtttattgtatttttaaaaagttgcctggggagaggggatattattgggttttttgttttgtttttattatgtattttgtgttttataatgTGTAGGGTAGAATACAATTTACCtacttacttaaaggtaaaggtaaagggacccctgaccattaggtccagtcacagacgactctggggttgcgacgctcatctcgctctataggccgagggagccggcgtacaacttccgggtcatgtggccagcatgactaagccacttctggcaaaccagagcagtgcacggaaatgctgtttaccttcctgccggagcgggacctatttatctacttgcactttgacgtgctttcaaactgctaggttggcaggagctgggaccgaacaacgggagctcaccccgttgcggggattcgaaccactgactttctgatcggcaagccctaggctcagtggtttaacccacagcaccacccatgtcccaaaaacttacttacttaataataataataataataataataataatattaacctGTTTTAATTATTGTCAGGGCATTTTATATACAGCTTAACATCTAGGTCAAAATCCTTAAGCAATTTACAGAAATTATAATAAATGGTATACATTAAAATAAGGTGCAGAAAGATAGTAATACAATAAATATACTGTGAAAATTCCAATAATAATACAAGGACAGCATAGATGAATTTTTAAGATGGTTTCACATGACAGTTTTCCTCCTGGCAAGTAATGTTTCTTCACTCCTTGCCCATGTGGCAAGGGCCATACAACACTGAGTACAGCACCTGTTTAATTTGCATTCAGCTGAAATCGACAATTTCAGACCATGTAGTAGTTGGGGATCTGAAATGGTATTAAATTATATAGAGCTCCACCAAATGACCAGGAGCgtaaggaagcaaaacaaaatcctACTTGTAATGGCAGGAGAATGGTTATGGATGACCTCCATATTTATTTACACctaccccactgaaatcaacaggatttAATCTTCTGAGCAATTTGCAGACAAGCCTAATTTACAGTTTGTCCCCACAAAGCACTTGCAGATTTGCGCATTCTGGTTTTCACCAAGCCAGCTTTCTGGTCAAAACTCTCGCCATGAATTGATTCAGACTTCCAGCTGAATGCTCTGTCACATGACATGGGGAAACTTTCCTGGATAATTCAGTCACTCCTTCTGGAGAATGAGGTGTCCAAATTATAGTttttatatttgcaaatgtttAGCTGAAGCCTGCTATGGTataagtttatatcttttgtataaTTCTTATTGTGAGCTGGTCAGTACTGCTAAAAAAGGCTCCCTCTTACAAAAGGGATTTTAGCATCCCAAAAAACTAAATGCAGTTAAGTGAGAGGCTTGCCATTCCACTTTCACCTAAAAACCTGAAGACCCATTAGTGTTCTTTCTGAATGTCCTGCTCTGCTAAGCATTTCAGATAATAAAGAAGGTCTAAAGTCACCAAAACACAGGAAGGTAAAGCAGGATAGATAGCCTGCTAGAAAGAAGGACGAGAATCCCTTATCACAGAATGACGTATTACCCAGCTAAAATCCAGCTAAAAGCATAGACAAAATATAGGGGTTGGAGAGGCCTCTCAAGGATTCTAAAACATTGTATTAGGGTAGGAGGTTACCCGTTTCAGCAAGGTATAGACAATGCGTGTAATGATGGGCTGCAGACCAAGGTCTCTAGACAGCGTGACTCTGATGAACATCAGACCAAGGTCCCCCTCTATTCCTGTATACAATAACCCCTGACCCTACTTGCGTGCACCCACTTTTAGGTTGAgattccgaaggtggggggaatgagttggaaaactgtataagaactgctggtaaactgactaacttttgtacttgcttagctgtctgaacacagcaggtacctctgcatgcagaataaaaaatctttctctctctgaagccagaagcctcaggtgtt
Above is a window of Lacerta agilis isolate rLacAgi1 chromosome 3, rLacAgi1.pri, whole genome shotgun sequence DNA encoding:
- the KLHL31 gene encoding kelch-like protein 31 gives rise to the protein MAPKKKNVKKSKVDINEMTIIVEDGPLSKLNGLNGLLEGGNGFSCVSTEVSDALYSPNLLEGLCRMRMENFLCDLVIGTKTKSFDVHKVVMASCSDYFHNILKKDPSTQRVDLNDVSPLGLATVIAYAYTGKLTLSLYTIGSIISTAIYLQIHTLVKMCSDFLMQEINVENCMYVANIAETYGLKTTKEASQKFIRDNFIEFSESDQFLKLTFDRINELLADDDLQLPSELVAFQIATRWLEFDQKRAKYAADLLSNIRFGTISAQDLVNYVQTIPRMMQDADCHRLLVDAMNYHLLPYHQNTLQSRRTRIRGGLRVLVTVGGRPALTEKSLSRDILYRDPDNGWKRLTEMPAKSFNQCVTVMDGFLYVAGGEDQNDARNQAKHAVSNFCRYDPRFNTWIHLANMNQKRTHFSLNVFNGLLFAVGGRNSEGCLSSVECYVPAINQWQMKAPLEVARCCHASAVIDGRILVTGGYINNAYSRSVCMYDPASDSWQDKPSLSTPRGWHCATSLGEKVYVMGGSQLGGRGERVDVLPVECYSSYPGQWNYAAPLPTGVSTAGASILNGKIYLVGGWNEIEKKYKKCIQCYNPGLNEWTDEDELPEATVGVSCCTIAMPNTKTRESRASSVSSVPVSI